From Triticum aestivum cultivar Chinese Spring chromosome 7B, IWGSC CS RefSeq v2.1, whole genome shotgun sequence:
GTCGATGATGCCGTTCATCAGCTCCGTGTACCGGGTGAGCACCAGCGGGCCAGACGCCGCCGACGACTCGTAGGCGACAAGGTTCCGGATCATCACCTCCGTGTTGCCGTCGAGTGTCACCACCGGGAGGTGCAGCGTCGCCGTCTTGCAGTCGAAGCAGATGGTGGACAGGTCGCCGGTTGTGGCTGCTACCTGTACGCCGGCGTTGACGAGCTCGGAGACCGACGGCACCATGATCTCCTCTATCAGCGGCGGCCGGCTCAGGTGGCCCGCCGTGGACGACGACGACGGGTCGCCACGGCCATCGGCGCCGGACATGAAGAATGATTCGACGGGGTGCTTCATGCCAGACATGCCCGGCACGACGGTGAGCATCTTCCACGGCGCCTTGACAGCGAAAGCGATCGGCCTCATCACGTAGTGCAGCGGGCCTTTCCCGAGCTTCGATGCCATGCCCCACAGCGCGGCGAACAGCTGCGCCACGTACTCGGACCCGCCGCCAGACGGCTTCTCTTCGCCGTCGCCGTCCGCCGGCTGCTCCTCGATGTCGTAGTTCTCGTCATGGTCTTGTGCCTCTGCCGTCGTGTCCTCTGCCGGCGGCTTGGGCACGAGAAGGTAGTAGAGCAGCTCGAGCAGGTGCGCGTACTTGGCGACGTCGACGGCCGGGAAGGCGCCGTCCATCATCTTGAACGGGCAGAGCTCCTTCACGAGCCCGGTGACCATGCTCGTTAGCAGCACCCCGGCCTCGTCGGCGGACGCGCACTGCGGCTCAAGGATTTTGCGGAGGAGGAAGAGTGGGATCTGGTTCTCGAGCATGAGCATGTCGCGCAGTATGAGCCCGTGCGCCGACTTCCTCCCGGCGAAGTCCACCAGGTGCGCCATCCTCGACGACACCCTCCGCAGCGCCGGCTTGCCACAGTCTTCGGCGGCGGCGTAGATCTGCAGGAACTCGAGGAGGAAGGCGCCGTCGACGACCATCATCCAAGTGAGCGTCAAGCCGCTGAAGTCGAGGTAGCGGTGGTAGTAAGCGCGGATCTTGCGCTCGAGGCGGTCGGCGAACTCGGCGACGAGGGCTTCAAGCTTGAGCCCCGCGGGGCGAAGGCGGCGctgcgcgcggcgggcggcggcgagttTGTACCGCTCCATCTCGTACAGCTCGGGGCGCCAGTGGTGGTAGGGGCCGAGGGCGATGAACTGGGGCACGTACGCCTCCGGCTTGTGCACCAGCAGCTGCTTGGGCACGTTGAACACCGAGACCGGGATGCCGTtgtcgtcctcgtcgtcgccgtcctccgtCAGGGACTCCCGGATCTGCACCACCCAccggagctcgtcgaacaccagcggcctccctcgccgcccgctCCCGCTGCCACTGCCCTCTTGATCGGAGCTGGACGCCATTGATATCTACCCCTCGATCGCTAGGTGTGCAGTGCAGCGCAGTGTGTGCCGTCACTAGCCACGACCATGCGTAGGACTGTTGGAGCAGCTGGTTGTTGCTTGTTATGCTCACCAATGGTGGTTATATATAGTGCTAGTGGATAGCGATCGATGGTAGTTGGCGATAAGAACGTGGGAATTAACAAGAACGATGGTTCGGTTGATGTCGCGATCGAACGTACTCCAAAAAAAAATTGGGGTTCTTTTCGTTTGAAAATTTGGAATACGCTCTTCTTTTGACCATTCATGTTTTGTCTCTTGCTTGATCGATGGAAGCCATGTCTCCTCCTTCGTTTTTCACATGCTGCAGTCTCTTTCGTGAGGGGACAGCCGGAAACCAGGTTACTTTCCTGCCCAATCGTGATTCATGCGATGGACAAGTTAATCATGGGTCGGTAGAAAACAATGATGGCATAAAAGTCACAAAGTGACACTCCCTCCATCCTTATTAGGGGCCTATTTGGATTGCATTCCAGGAACTTGCAAAACATAGGAACAGGAAAAACACACGATTGAGATGTCATGTACTTTGAATTCCTACAAGATTTTCAAATATAGAAATTTATAAATATGTATCTTTGgaaaaacatataaactttctagTATTGATGAGAGAGTAGAGAGTAGTGCAATGGACGTctcaaagaaaaaataaaataagctTAGAGATCATGTTAAGATTCGTATTATTATGGAATAAAAGGGCATAGACACGGATTCTATAGCTAGGGATCTGGTGACCAAAATTCTATGATCCAAAAGATTTTATGGATTGAAGTTCTCAAAAATTTCAATGAACTTTCTTCATCCGAAGAGGAACATGTAAGTATATTTGCTTTGTTTCTCATTGCTTATGCAATAAATTTATATTCCACATGTGTTCTATGTTGGTAATACACATTAATGAACAAACACCGTACAAATACAAACACATGGAAAGTCACAGAGTGATTTGGGAAGTACACACGCttattttttgcatggtaatatgtgtctcattCGTATCATCCAAAAATAAGAGAGGAGTGGATGCAGGAGGCTCCTCAGCGATTAGAGCTTCTCGGCCGTCCGATCGTTTTCCTGATGTCGTTTGGGCCGTCCGATCTCGCCGTTGGATCGTCTGGGCCGTACGATATTTACCACACCGTCTACAGCCGTCGGATATATTTCCCTATGAGCGGTGACCCGCCCGGCCGTGCCACCGCGCGTTATTTTGGTGCCCCGCCGGGGGTATTTTGGTCATTTCCCTCCTGCCTATAGAAGAGGCGCCCGCTACCGTGGGAGAGACCTAGCTCGATTCCCCTCCTTTCCCTCTCTCGATCTCTTCTGCAGCCCTCGTTCCCTTCCTCcccttccctcgcgccgccgctctCCTCCCTCGTCGCTCTCTCCGGCCTCATCCGCCACCGCTCCTATGAGCCTCCTCCTCCCCACGAGATCCCTTCTGCTCGAGTCACCGAGGAGCACCTTCCCCTCCCCGTCCCCAAAGGCAGCTCCCGCACTCAACCCTAACCCTAGACCGCCCGCCCGCCCACCCCCACTGCCTCGAGGCTTGAGCCCGCCCGCGCTGATGGAGCCCAAGCAGCCGGCGGccaacctcgccgccgccgccgccgccgagccggaggaggacgaggcggacgaggagatggaggacgcgctgctggaccgcgcgcATGCCCTCATCTCCCGCGCCGTCGAGCAGGAGGCCAACCCCAACCCGCCGCACGGCGACTCCTCGCGCTCCAGCCGCCGCGTCCCTCAACGTCAGGTATACTTTCTTTCCTATTTTGTAAAGCATATCCGTTTCTCCTTTTGCTGTGGTTAGTTCTGTGTACAAATGGACCTAATGCTGATCAAATCTGCTCATCCCATCTGCAGGGCAACATGACCATCGCAGCCAAG
This genomic window contains:
- the LOC123160034 gene encoding putative UPF0481 protein At3g02645; the protein is MASSSDQEGSGSGSGRRGRPLVFDELRWVVQIRESLTEDGDDEDDNGIPVSVFNVPKQLLVHKPEAYVPQFIALGPYHHWRPELYEMERYKLAAARRAQRRLRPAGLKLEALVAEFADRLERKIRAYYHRYLDFSGLTLTWMMVVDGAFLLEFLQIYAAAEDCGKPALRRVSSRMAHLVDFAGRKSAHGLILRDMLMLENQIPLFLLRKILEPQCASADEAGVLLTSMVTGLVKELCPFKMMDGAFPAVDVAKYAHLLELLYYLLVPKPPAEDTTAEAQDHDENYDIEEQPADGDGEEKPSGGGSEYVAQLFAALWGMASKLGKGPLHYVMRPIAFAVKAPWKMLTVVPGMSGMKHPVESFFMSGADGRGDPSSSSTAGHLSRPPLIEEIMVPSVSELVNAGVQVAATTGDLSTICFDCKTATLHLPVVTLDGNTEVMIRNLVAYESSAASGPLVLTRYTELMNGIIDTDVDVALLRQRGVVLNRLKSDGEVTKLWNSMSRSTRLTKVPAVDRAVEEMNRYYDGRWRVKTKRFMRRYVFSSWQLLTFLAAIMMLLLTTLQAFCSVYTCSRWFGAVTVTAASGE